AGACTCACGGGAATATTTAATCGTTATTTAAGTCATAGTTGAAGTAGTATATAACTTTTGTAAGTTTAGCCCTTTAAGAATTAAACGGGAATAAtactattaaaaattattcatgCCTGAAGTTGTTGTATATGAGTCTGAATTAAGTTTGACATATTAATTGTGTAAGCaaattttctacatttttgtTTGAAGTTTTGTTGGCTTGTGATGCTAAAACTTCGTGTATTTTGGTAAGTTTTATAGAGTGCTTATTTAAAtcaattatgttttaagggGTAGAGTGTTGGTTAATTAAGAATTTACACCAAGAAAATCATCTACTTGCattgttttaataattataaattcacATAATACAATTACCAATAgcttagattattttttgggttaATAATCGATCGATCAAAATTTATTAACCTGACTAATTGAATTTGTGTTGAATTAATCAACTAAAGAGGTGAGTAAAGTgagattattattaaaatatttcaaaattcgaaTCCAAAAcctcatataaaaaaattaaaagaataacaataattcCATACCCATTGTTTTTAGTGTCTTAGGTTTTTTAGTAGTCCATAGTATCAATGCAATCTACGATGTGGTGGAATGATCAAAATCTTTCTATCTTCATCATATATCTcgagtttaaatataaaaaacaaaaaaaaaacttattagtCGGGAACACTTCCCCTAAGTCAATCTATGTAATGTGAATTCAAATTAATCTGATCGCTaaatttcagaaaaaataaatacatatatagaaaaaCATTGTTAAGAGAGTTAGGATCTTAAGAGATCCTTTGCTTTGAAGTTATCTAATCAATCTATAAAAGATCCAAACAACCAAATAAACAAAAGATATACAAAGTTAATACTTAGAAGATTAGCATATATCTCCATCTAATCAACAATAGATCTTATATCTCCAAATTCTCTACCAACCATTCATCTAAATAGAGACTCTTATATATCCTACAATTTCAAGAAACCAATATGTAACTAATACACTATCAAAAAGTTACAGTCGCGTGTTAAGTATTCCGTCATTCTTAATCATAAGATCTGAGCAGTAGTTGTCAGGACATGAAGTCTGACTTtggaaagaaattaaatattttaccttcgttataattttttttcaaaataaatatcaaacatcAAATGAGAAACACGCCTAATATGTTATAAGTTAATATCTAAATCACAAGACAACATTTTCTATCTTTGTGCTTCAAATCTGTGTCCTGTTTCAGTTTTCTTTTTCAGAATTCCTGTAAATTCAACAAAATGCAGTGTAATGTTCAGTCTATGGCACAAAAAAAAGACACAAAATGGACAACACAAAAATTGACTACTCAATTGGACTAGaaacttttccttttttttttattaaaaaatttcgaAATAAGTGACATAGTATTATTTCACTTGAATAAACAATATAGTTCACATGATATAAAATCAATTTGTACTAGTACAAATATAAGAAACAACTTTACTACTTTTTAGACATGTAATTTGAAAGATAATATTTATTACgaagtttcaaattttatttgggaAATTTCACTATGTTGGAGTATTTTCGCATATGAAATTTGATACTCTCTCTGTTCACAATTGTTTGACAGGTATACTAAAAGTAGATGTCCAAAATTTATTGTCAATTTaaacaataaagaaataattagtcatttttttccaattctATCCTTAATAATCACTCCATTTTAttcaattgaaaagttatgtagaattttgatattcttgcTATAATAGGattatattagtcaaattacaccttgtattaaattttttttgatgagaGTACATGACCTTACCTCGACAAACAATTATGAACAGAGTAAATACTTTATAATAgtgattatttttcaattacagAAGTGATACACAATTTTTTGTGAATTTACCATATAAAgttcaattcaaattaaatttctaaaactAACCATGATCAAAAATCGAAATTACCTAAAAAAAATCCAGATTCATAAAGGAGAAAGTAAGTTGAGGGCATTTAAAGCATCAtccaatataaaaaaaataaaaaaatattaagttcaATCGAATTCATAAAAACATAACATCACATCGATTTTTAACTATCATCGTAACTTGACTCACTATAACAAGTTATCTATCTTATTTTCAAAGGTAAAATAGatatataacaataatagtaaaatagataaactataataataactacGTCTCATTTTCAAACAAATCAGATTCGACTATAACTACACAAAGAAAAGAGAGCAAAGGGAGGAGGAATATTTACCATTTGGATTACAATGTGGTGGATCTTCAAAAAGTGAAAGTGAAAGTTGTTTATGAGCTAATCCAATATCAAAAAGTATAATCCCATAATTAAGATCATCAACAATAATTCCTTTAACAGGTAGCCACACAAATAATTCTTCTTGTAAAAATCCTTGAACACCATTAAGGCTACCATAAGTAAGATTAGCTTTTAAATAACTCTCATAAAAGGCTATTGTATCAAACTTAGTCAAACAAGGCCCATCTAAATAAACTTCAAGAAGCCCATTAGTTGTTGAGTAATTATAAGATTTTACTTCTTTTGGAAGAAGACCATATGGTAAGCCTTTGGATTTTAAAAGATCATGAATAGAGATAGGTGAAGAATGTGAAAAAGAGatgaacaacaacaagaagaaaatgagtaaaataagttgaaattgatgataataTTGAAGAAAAgccatgaatgaatgaaatgatgagagagagagagagagagtgttttgtatttttttttggttttgataTCATTTATGTAGTTAGATATTATCATTCTTTGTTAATCGCGTGTTTTGTTCatataatttgtcattattcagcaatcaatttatattcttaaatattagaaaaagtTTCTCATTTTATGTAGCACTTTTCGCGTTTTGTGATTTAAACAAGTGTATCTTTGACCGTAACTTTTTAATTGAtccttttaacattttgaattatcaattattgtgacttatctttacacaatttataaatatataaatttcatttcaaaaaatttaaaaatttcatatgcaAATATCCAGTCAAAGTTAAATCGTTTCGCTCTTGAACAATGAAAAGCGTCACATAAAATGGAACAGAGGAAGTAATATTTGagccaaattttattatttggaaattgttaaaaatttaataactatcccgaacttttatatttttttagaaacacctataaatatgaaattcagTTCTAATTTATTGTACAAAATTTATAtaggatttttttatttgagctTGCTCTCCGAAGTCATTTTTTTCGATTAGAACTAGTAATAGTAgcttctaaaaatataaatacaaattaatgatatttttctttaatttgttttcttcttctttcagaTTCATACATTAGTTATGTTACTATTATAACTTTTCACGAAATACGTTTATTGTAAAATGACAATACAAACTTCTAGATATTTGTGATCGTTTTTAGAAACTATGACTCATTTctttataaagtaaaatatttacccCAAATACTATAATCCAAGTTTAAAATGTCCATGAATACACgtaaaattaaagaacataaatatcattaaatttttttgtgaaatttaacTAACGAGATTTTTTTTGCTCGGACAGTAAACACTACTTTAAAGTTGGTGGGCTCCAATTGGATTTAAGATAGTAGGCCCAAGTTAGATAGAAAAGGGGcccaaaaatacaaattaatttcacatttcttctttatttgcCGGCGAAAGACTTGATCTTGCTTTTGCCGGCGAACCAATCTCCGTTCATTTCTCCGGCGAAATTCCGTTTGTAAGTTCTTTTATACGAGTTATGGATTTTGTTTCAGctctttttttgttaaaagaaatcattaaatccaatttttatgattaattttatgatttttatcaagttgaaATACATCATTATGGTTAATCAGTTTAACAATATTTTctgaatatttttctaattaagaCCATAAAAGAgggaatttttataatttcattgatcattgaagttgaaattttgaCAAAGCTAGAATCTTTGAACTGTAGTTTCTTGTCCTTTGATTTCTTTTACTATAGGTTGATTCCTTGTACCTCGATAATCGTATTACTTTGTTACTGtgtgttgtttttgttattatgtgtttcCTCTCAGGTCAGATATagggtaaggtctgcgtacactctatctttgtggaaatatattgggtatgttgttgttggtagTAGCTTTGAACTACACCAAGTCGAAAATCAAAGTTTGGGTACTGAAAAAATCGATAGGCCTGGTGATCAATATAGTGAGTTTAGAACTACTAGGTCTTAGGATTCATAGAGTTATTCGGTATGTCTGAGGTGTGGACAAGCTGGTCCGGACTCCACATTTATTAgtaaaaatgtatattttcttgtgTCAACCTCTATCATGGAGGTGTTTGTGACTAAGATAAACATTTGTTGCATATATAGGGGGAGTACAATGCATGGAATTCTAGTGTTGATCGGAGAAAGagtttttgtgattttttactGAGTTTTTTTCTACTATCACAGCCTGTTTGGATTGAAAGCATGCTGCTATTATTCTCCTTTTGTTTCCTAAAAAGATCAGGTTTAAAATGTTCTTGAGAGCTTTGATTTCGACTTGCTGATATTAGTACATCATTTTTGTGGCAATTTTGAGAAAGGTAGAGCTTAACTGGATCTTAGTTCTTGATGTACTGCTGGTATCTTCTGTATTTTAGGATCAGAGAGATGCACAAAACCTTGGAATATCTGAAGGGGTTAATCATCTAATCCTTTCAACATCAAGCACTTGCAATTGTGTCGTAAGTTTTCCGAAAATGTCATCTGACTACAAAGGTTTGTATTCACCTTCCATTCTTCTTTCATTTGTTATGGATGATATGATGAAACTTCTCCTCTTGCATGGAATGTCTTACCTCACAGGAAAAGCTATTGTACTTATGGGTGTCAGCGGAGCTGGAAAATCGTAAGGTTTCAAGTTGCATACTAATTTGGTTTAACCACAAGAATTGTATAGGTCATTGATCAGTTTCTAACTGCTTGTAGAGTCGAACTAGACCTTAACAAATAACTTTATAGAAGCAAAGATATCTTTTTTACTTGGCAAGGAAAAATGATTTGGATCACTGTAATGCAATACATGATAGTCAATGGTTTACTCTTCCTAGGAGACctttactaaaaagaaaatcttcAAGCCTATTTGAACATGTTATTCCGATTTGATACATCTCCTGATTCAATTTTCAAGTTCTGAACTTTTAAGTAATTCTTATGCATGCTGGCTCAGAACAATTGGTGAGATGCTTGGAAGAGCTGTTCATGGCCGCTTTCTTGATGCGGATGATTATCACTCAGAGTCCAACAAAGGTAAGGACTATGATCATGACTTCTTAATTCAAATCATAGCTGATCAATGAGATCATATTCCCAAGGGGTGCATTTATTGACGATTTGCTTGATCAAAACAGAGAAGATGAAGAATGGGATACCTCTTTCAGAGGAAGATCGTGTTCCATGGCTTGAAGCATTGCGGAATACACTGAGAAGAGGATTAGTTGACAATGAAACACTGGTTCTTGCTTGCTCAGCTCTGCAAAAGCGGTACAGGGAAATCCTTAGATCTGCAGACCCAAATTATGAACCAGGTTCTTATGCGAGTATTGTTAAATTCGTGTTGTTGGACGTTGGGGCTGAAGTGCTTGCCGCTCGGCTGGTCAAGAGAGCAGCTGAGGGAAAGCATTTCATGCCTGCAACGCTCTTGCAGACCCAACTGGAGTTGCTTCAGATTGATGAAGCAGAAGGGATACTTAAGGTTGATGCTACTATGGATCCTGACTCCATATTGAAAACCATACGAACTTTTGTCGTCTGATCATAAGTCTACAAGGAATGGATTAAATTGAAGATGAATCACTTTAAAGAGAAGTctgtgataaaaaaaaatttcttattgtaatataaatttttcattgcatttttgATAGCAAGACATACATCTGAACAACAAATCTAAGAAAAATTAGATGAAAGTAATGATGTTTCTCATTCAAGAGCGTTGTGACTATAGCAAAAGCAAAGAGACATTCAATTCATGTTATACCATTCTTGTGTATGGGGAAGATCAATGAAAAAAAGCTAATTCGTTATTATAGTTCTTGTGGTCTGGAACACGAAACTAGCCATTCAATTCATGTTGTACCATTGCTTGTGACCAGGAACCCAGTTTGGACATGTGGGACTGAAGTGTCTGGACATGACTCTCGAATTCAATAGCTCAACAAGGGGTGCAGATTTCAGGCATCGGGGTGTCTTGTATTGGTCAGGGGAAGCACCTAAGCTAACAAAGTAATCCATGAGCTTGTCAAAAGTCCCAATTTCCACTATCCTGATCTCCAGAGGCCCAATGGATTTGTCAGAGGCACGGCCCTGGCGGTAGACACTATTTAGAGATTCTTCAATGGTGAGGCAACAATCTTCAAAGACTGAAGGAGGAATATGTGTAGAGCCATTCAGACTGAGCTCCCAGTAGAGGACATAGTGGCCTGGAATGGCGGTGGTATCGGCATAGCTGGTGTACTCAACTACATTTGCATCAAATGGTATCAGATTGTGCACTGCATTTTTCACTGCATTTTGTAGCTCAGCTTCATCAGTCTTGTCGGAATCAATGCTCAAGATTACATTTTCCCGACATACGAAGCAGAATTGAGGTGCGTTGTTCTTGTATCCAGCAACTCGAAGCACATCACCCACCCTGTATCTATAGAGTCCTGAATTGGCACAAGTTCAAGCAAACTAAGCATTAGCAGACATGTTGGACAGacaaattgtaaaaaataaacgAGTCGAGCATTTTGTTTGGCATTTTAAAGTACCTGAATATGTGGTAACAACCAGCTCGTACTCCTGGCCAATCTTGACATCAACCAGATCGACCAATTGATTCTGTTCTTTCTCATTAAGCGACTTAGACTTGGAGATAGAATTGATGAGTCCATTGTCTCTGTGAATTGGTGCAAACTCAAAGTAGCACATGGTCGGAATAAGGGTGTAACAGACTTCGCTGGGCTTACAAAAGGGGTTCAGGTTGACTCCAAAGTGGCACTCTGAGGAAGCATATATGGAAGAGACAAGAGGGAGGCCGTTGCTATAATAGTCAAGGGTAGGTATATACTGTGACATGCTTCCGGTTACAATAACATCCACATACTTGGTGTTAGGCCATAACCTAGCGATGATCCCTTGCCATGAGTCTTTACTGCATTCAGCCTCGATGAAATCAGCTAACTCTGGGTCAGGTTTGAGGATTTTCATCACTGACTCTCTGACTGACAGATTTGTGATTTGGGCGTTAACAGTTCCCGTTCGAATATCATTACAAAGTAGAGACCAGTGCTTTTCTAGGAACCGGATGGCACGGATGAAGCCAGATGCGAAGGGCGAGCCAACCCTGAGGACTTCTTTGCGTTGGTAGAGACCACAAAGCATTTGGGAGTACATGTTCTGGTAAGAGTCTTGGCAGAGAATGGTTTCAGTTGGACTGGTATAGTTTGCATAGGGGCTAAAACGGTTGTTGTTGAAATAAGGACTCTTGAACATACTTGTTAAAACAGGGCGAGCTGGTAATCCTCCTGGGGTCTTGGCTTCAGACTTTATGGACCAGAAATACATTCCTTTGCCCTTCTCCAAATCTGGAACGAATTGGCTTATCACAGACATCCCAAGGCCACGAAGATGAAATCTCTTCCCAATCTCTTCTTGAATTGTTGGCATCAATTTTCTCTCCCCTCCGGACGTCCCAGAACTGCACACAAAGATTGCACTTCAGCAGAAATTAAAGACAAAGGATACATATGCAAGAACGAGAACATGTTAATGAGATACAGAGAATGTGAATTGTGTACTTTATAATCATACACCATTGAGACGGAGATGCACATCTCGAAAAGACAAACCTTGTCAAGAATTCAGAGGTGGATTGGAAGCAGAAGATTGGAGATTTATCACCATTGGCTATACGGTTGATATCAGGCTGAATATCTTCGTAGGTGATGACAGGCATGACTTTCTTGAACGTCTCTCTGTCAGTATGACCATTGAGATCATGGCGCTGTAAGTACTCAACGTTGGCATTTTGAGAGAGGATTTCAGCAAGAACTCTCTTTTGGACCTCATCAACGTTGGTCGTGACCTCTTCAATGAAGTGAAGAGCCTTCTTGTTTTCCTCCACTATACTACCCTCAGTAGCCTTCATCGGGCTCTTTGATGCCTCAGGTATGGCTCTTTCCATATTAATAAAGACCTGACTGCGTCAAAGATTTGCTATTAGGTGAACATAATGTATATTGTGTGTGTGGAGGAAGGTTGAAGTGGCTTTGTATAGAGGATGTTTTAAAAGCAGAGACGGATGGAGTGTATTGACTATGGCTATGGGCTCAACTGAATTCAGTATGTAAACTTGTCTCTGATAGTAGAAAAATATGTTTCAGTGAACTTCAAAGACATACAACTTTAAGGACACATATaatctttttgataattatgGACTTTTGAGCACAGATGAACTCACAGATAGATCCACGCGTTGCGCTCTTACCAGTAGACTAAAGCCATACAACATTGACCCTTGAAAAGTAATTCACAAATCAacatagaataaaaaataacaacatgGCTTGATCATCATACAATTATCAACAGTTGCAATTATAATATTTCCTATCTGTTTAGTGTGGtttcattttttatacatatgttCCTGACAGATCTATCTTCATTATCATGTGTTTCACTCTTTATACACAATTTATGGCATATTtcagataaaatattattttgttattggtAGCTAGTGTAGTGTATTAGTTGAGTGGTTAACTGCTCTACAAGATGTTAATATTAGATTAGTGATATGATTAGTACAGCTATTGACATCTCAGCTGTTgagttttcttctttgtatgTACCATTGCAAAGTCTGTTCAATCCAAAGAGAATAAAAGGTTGGTAAATTTCTGTACTTTTTTCTTGGTTAAAAATTACGcgatttaattttattgtgtcatttaggactcatgtgtttatttatttaaaagttgaacaaataaacacataTTCCTACATGTTATCCTACagatcattttttgtcctacgtgtattgtgtcatgtaggactcatgtgtttatttatttaaaagttgaatagttaaagtgtctgtttgtgcattatgaaagttggaggtcaaagttaaaatttgaagcaaagtttagggtctaatat
The sequence above is a segment of the Solanum lycopersicum chromosome 10, SLM_r2.1 genome. Coding sequences within it:
- the LOC101247372 gene encoding gluconokinase isoform X2, whose protein sequence is MSSDYKGKAIVLMGVSGAGKSTIGEMLGRAVHGRFLDADDYHSESNKEKMKNGIPLSEEDRVPWLEALRNTLRRGLVDNETLVLACSALQKRYREILRSADPNYEPGSYASIVKFVLLDVGAEVLAARLVKRAAEGKHFMPATLLQTQLELLQIDEAEGILKVDATMDPDSILKTIRTFVV
- the LOC101247372 gene encoding gluconokinase isoform X1, whose translation is MSSDYKGLYSPSILLSFVMDDMMKLLLLHGMSYLTGKAIVLMGVSGAGKSTIGEMLGRAVHGRFLDADDYHSESNKEKMKNGIPLSEEDRVPWLEALRNTLRRGLVDNETLVLACSALQKRYREILRSADPNYEPGSYASIVKFVLLDVGAEVLAARLVKRAAEGKHFMPATLLQTQLELLQIDEAEGILKVDATMDPDSILKTIRTFVV
- the GH3-7 gene encoding indole-3-acetic acid-amido synthetase GH3.6; amino-acid sequence: MERAIPEASKSPMKATEGSIVEENKKALHFIEEVTTNVDEVQKRVLAEILSQNANVEYLQRHDLNGHTDRETFKKVMPVITYEDIQPDINRIANGDKSPIFCFQSTSEFLTSSGTSGGERKLMPTIQEEIGKRFHLRGLGMSVISQFVPDLEKGKGMYFWSIKSEAKTPGGLPARPVLTSMFKSPYFNNNRFSPYANYTSPTETILCQDSYQNMYSQMLCGLYQRKEVLRVGSPFASGFIRAIRFLEKHWSLLCNDIRTGTVNAQITNLSVRESVMKILKPDPELADFIEAECSKDSWQGIIARLWPNTKYVDVIVTGSMSQYIPTLDYYSNGLPLVSSIYASSECHFGVNLNPFCKPSEVCYTLIPTMCYFEFAPIHRDNGLINSISKSKSLNEKEQNQLVDLVDVKIGQEYELVVTTYSGLYRYRVGDVLRVAGYKNNAPQFCFVCRENVILSIDSDKTDEAELQNAVKNAVHNLIPFDANVVEYTSYADTTAIPGHYVLYWELSLNGSTHIPPSVFEDCCLTIEESLNSVYRQGRASDKSIGPLEIRIVEIGTFDKLMDYFVSLGASPDQYKTPRCLKSAPLVELLNSRVMSRHFSPTCPNWVPGHKQWYNMN
- the LOC101247372 gene encoding gluconokinase isoform X3, with the translated sequence MLGRAVHGRFLDADDYHSESNKEKMKNGIPLSEEDRVPWLEALRNTLRRGLVDNETLVLACSALQKRYREILRSADPNYEPGSYASIVKFVLLDVGAEVLAARLVKRAAEGKHFMPATLLQTQLELLQIDEAEGILKVDATMDPDSILKTIRTFVV